In the Sulfitobacter pacificus genome, one interval contains:
- a CDS encoding winged helix-turn-helix transcriptional regulator: MAKASEILGDRWSLLILREAFYGVMRFADMQADIGVPRSILTSRLSKLVEAGLLERFEYREDGARARQAYRLTERGRQLGVVFLAMKQWWDDGDDQAPTVEFVPKSAEEPVKVIITDSSGQEIELADLRVRLD, encoded by the coding sequence ATGGCAAAAGCTTCGGAAATCCTTGGAGATCGCTGGTCACTCTTGATCCTGCGAGAGGCGTTTTATGGGGTTATGCGCTTTGCAGATATGCAGGCCGACATCGGTGTCCCTCGCTCTATTTTAACCTCACGGCTGTCCAAACTTGTCGAAGCAGGGCTGCTGGAACGATTCGAATATCGTGAGGACGGAGCGCGCGCGCGGCAGGCATATCGGCTGACAGAACGCGGACGACAGCTCGGGGTTGTGTTTCTTGCAATGAAGCAATGGTGGGATGACGGCGATGATCAGGCACCCACTGTAGAGTTTGTTCCAAAGAGTGCGGAGGAACCCGTCAAGGTGATAATCACTGACAGTTCCGGGCAGGAAATCGAGTTGGCGGACCTGAGGGTTCGGCTTGACTAG
- a CDS encoding dienelactone hydrolase family protein: MSNLNANKPSMIQDDPLDDFTSRQLTLLDQTKTVYVSGFGPAVVVMHEMPGISPQVARFARWVRDAGFTVYMPSLFGRDGAVPQPEEGGQIFQRVCVSREFRVMAGGGTSPVVAWLRALATQAHQECGGPGVGAVGMCFTGNFAISMMIEPAMIAAVACQPSLPLDNPSAIEMSDEDAKAVSERLVHDNLTVKAYRFDGDKYCMASRFETYEKKLGARFNARVLPDSAANPETSPFFAQFIQSPHSVVTQHLIDRDGEATLAARDEIIEYLQIALIES; the protein is encoded by the coding sequence ATGTCCAATCTTAATGCGAATAAACCCTCCATGATTCAGGATGATCCGCTGGATGATTTCACCTCGCGCCAGCTGACTTTGCTGGATCAGACCAAGACAGTATATGTTTCAGGGTTCGGCCCTGCGGTGGTCGTGATGCATGAGATGCCTGGCATTTCACCCCAAGTCGCGCGGTTTGCCCGCTGGGTCAGAGACGCAGGCTTTACGGTTTACATGCCATCCCTCTTTGGTCGTGACGGAGCGGTCCCACAGCCGGAAGAAGGTGGGCAGATATTCCAGCGCGTATGTGTGTCGCGTGAGTTTCGCGTGATGGCGGGCGGCGGGACAAGCCCGGTTGTTGCATGGCTCAGAGCTTTGGCAACGCAGGCCCATCAGGAATGCGGCGGGCCGGGGGTCGGTGCCGTTGGAATGTGCTTCACAGGAAACTTTGCGATATCCATGATGATTGAACCAGCCATGATTGCAGCGGTAGCCTGCCAGCCGTCGCTACCACTGGACAATCCATCTGCGATCGAAATGTCTGATGAAGATGCCAAGGCCGTGTCCGAACGACTGGTGCATGACAACCTCACGGTGAAAGCCTATCGGTTCGATGGAGACAAATATTGCATGGCTTCAAGGTTTGAGACCTATGAAAAGAAGCTCGGCGCGCGTTTTAATGCCCGGGTTCTGCCGGACAGCGCCGCGAACCCTGAAACCTCCCCCTTCTTTGCTCAGTTTATTCAATCACCACATAGCGTTGTAACCCAACACCTTATCGACCGGGATGGAGAGGCAACACTGGCAGCCCGGGATGAGATAATCGAATACCTGCAAATCGCTCTAATAGAATCTTGA
- a CDS encoding RidA family protein, with amino-acid sequence MSQVENRLSELGIEIPEPPRPLGNFAPYLIDGDYLYISGQISVDVAGNIQRGKLGQSATIEQGVEAARHCAIGLLARAKAALGDLDRVEKLLKLGAFVNAVPEFADHPKVVNGASDFMVEVFGSEVAEHVRFAVGSSSLPGNAMVEIEAVFRISAT; translated from the coding sequence ATGAGCCAAGTAGAGAATAGGTTGAGTGAACTTGGCATCGAGATTCCTGAGCCCCCACGTCCACTCGGTAATTTTGCACCCTACCTGATAGATGGAGACTATCTCTATATTTCCGGTCAAATCTCGGTTGATGTGGCCGGGAACATTCAACGCGGAAAGCTAGGTCAATCCGCAACGATTGAGCAAGGAGTTGAGGCGGCAAGGCATTGTGCAATTGGCCTTCTCGCCCGAGCTAAAGCAGCGCTTGGTGATCTTGATCGGGTCGAAAAGCTCCTGAAACTAGGCGCTTTCGTCAATGCAGTTCCAGAGTTTGCAGATCACCCCAAAGTCGTAAATGGGGCATCGGACTTCATGGTGGAAGTCTTTGGCTCTGAAGTTGCTGAACATGTGCGCTTCGCAGTCGGCAGCTCGAGTCTTCCGGGAAATGCGATGGTTGAGATTGAAGCCGTGTTCAGGATCTCAGCCACTTGA
- a CDS encoding SMI1/KNR4 family protein produces MSTQIKGSNAGITVAPIEEDSPFFRPPATDAQIEAVEKKYGYAMPEELAKWYRQYHAIEVTPRGYRYRYNPLDLKVIELGLDLDDHMITDPRDRFRYTYLLDETAKGLNFFDSNWRRADYLTEGHFEIGASSLGTLVMDFRPGETHGWVYHLILHGAEDIVDQGMEVPLAFVAKSFDAFLDGLFDLDAEIQERVKTL; encoded by the coding sequence ATGAGCACCCAAATCAAAGGTTCAAATGCGGGCATAACTGTTGCTCCAATTGAAGAAGACAGCCCATTTTTCCGCCCGCCCGCCACAGATGCACAAATTGAGGCCGTCGAAAAGAAATATGGCTATGCGATGCCAGAAGAGCTGGCAAAGTGGTATCGTCAGTATCATGCGATAGAAGTCACGCCACGGGGATACAGGTATCGCTATAACCCGCTTGATCTCAAGGTGATCGAATTAGGCCTCGATCTTGATGATCATATGATTACCGATCCACGAGATCGCTTTCGGTATACGTATCTTTTGGATGAGACGGCCAAAGGCCTCAATTTCTTTGATTCCAATTGGCGGCGCGCCGATTACCTCACGGAAGGACACTTTGAAATTGGAGCTTCATCACTAGGGACTTTGGTCATGGATTTCCGGCCCGGCGAAACGCATGGCTGGGTGTATCATCTCATCCTACATGGCGCAGAAGACATCGTGGACCAAGGTATGGAAGTGCCGCTTGCTTTTGTAGCCAAGAGCTTTGACGCCTTTCTGGATGGCCTCTTTGACCTGGATGCAGAAATTCAGGAACGGGTCAAAACGCTCTGA
- a CDS encoding HNH endonuclease has product MIGAGGILDPSPTADFLNASISYARGDYFGAFFDGVSAVPYAGDLVGKPVRGLQMGLRQWRRGRRIASLVTRSSALTRRMIDSRRAAATHVKELRRQAQEAGGELKRRLCARCNTKCGSRVPKKGRWEDPDNPGHGKYEVDNPDGTTSTYHFKEGYPDMEHPDMAQYLHSGHPNVVDIKVTGDRTLDEALANGASGRVSTPRDYSWHHGDDGTSMYLMNTTDHQNLVPHDGGNLFHDMPKDVAQEF; this is encoded by the coding sequence TTGATTGGGGCAGGCGGCATTCTCGATCCCAGCCCAACAGCGGATTTTTTGAATGCGTCGATCAGTTATGCGCGAGGTGACTATTTTGGTGCCTTTTTCGACGGCGTTTCTGCGGTGCCCTACGCTGGCGATTTGGTCGGAAAGCCCGTGCGCGGCCTGCAAATGGGGCTGCGTCAATGGCGGCGTGGTCGCCGGATCGCCAGCCTGGTCACACGAAGCAGCGCACTGACCCGGCGCATGATCGACTCAAGGCGCGCAGCTGCGACCCATGTCAAAGAGTTGCGTCGGCAAGCGCAGGAGGCGGGCGGAGAGCTCAAGCGTAGATTATGCGCAAGGTGCAATACGAAATGCGGGTCTCGCGTTCCGAAGAAAGGGAGATGGGAAGATCCGGACAATCCTGGTCACGGCAAATATGAAGTGGACAATCCAGATGGCACAACATCGACATACCACTTCAAAGAAGGCTATCCGGATATGGAACACCCTGACATGGCGCAATATCTACACTCAGGGCATCCAAATGTCGTAGATATCAAGGTGACCGGGGACCGCACCCTTGATGAAGCGCTTGCCAATGGGGCATCCGGTCGGGTGAGCACCCCTCGTGACTATAGTTGGCACCACGGCGATGATGGGACAAGCATGTATCTGATGAACACCACGGATCATCAAAATCTGGTCCCACATGATGGCGGAAATCTGTTCCACGATATGCCAAAAGACGTTGCACAGGAGTTTTGA
- a CDS encoding tRNA (cytidine(34)-2'-O)-methyltransferase: MSDAAMKMVLVTPEIPYNTGAIGRTCVALNLELILIKPYGFSLDEKSVRRAGTDYWKHVNLSEYDNWQSFLDARKPLRESLYFFEEHGAQSLYAPDYRPDAYLVFGCESAGLPASVIDGAEDRVFHLPMLDKRVRSLNLANVATAVIYQAMRPQLGG; encoded by the coding sequence ATGTCAGATGCAGCTATGAAGATGGTGCTGGTCACGCCGGAAATCCCCTATAATACCGGTGCAATCGGGCGGACCTGTGTGGCGCTGAACCTTGAGCTGATCCTGATCAAACCCTATGGGTTTTCGCTGGATGAGAAATCGGTGCGCCGCGCCGGAACGGATTACTGGAAACATGTAAACCTAAGCGAATATGACAATTGGCAAAGCTTTCTGGATGCGCGCAAACCGCTCCGGGAAAGCTTGTATTTCTTTGAGGAACATGGGGCGCAGAGCCTATATGCCCCTGACTATCGACCGGATGCCTATCTGGTGTTTGGCTGTGAATCCGCAGGGTTGCCGGCATCGGTGATCGATGGGGCGGAAGATCGGGTGTTTCATCTGCCGATGCTGGACAAGCGGGTGCGTTCGCTGAACCTTGCGAATGTGGCCACGGCGGTGATTTATCAGGCGATGCGCCCACAGTTGGGCGGCTGA
- a CDS encoding SDR family NAD(P)-dependent oxidoreductase: MGNTALVTGASSGIGREFAGYHASKGGDVILTARRGEALEVLKTELEQQFHITAHVIALDLGAAGAAQVLNERVKAAGLSVDVLINNAGFGGQGRHLDRPLEDEMAMIDLNVKALVTLCHLVAADMVAQGAGRILNVGSTAGFMPGPNQAVYFATKAFVQSFSQALAQELKGTGVSVTLLAPGYVETGFADRANLGGTKLVSGGGKSAASVAQHGYDAMMRGVLVTVNEVGLGLLVNWVIPLLPRRMVLGMIERMQVK, translated from the coding sequence ATGGGAAACACGGCACTGGTGACGGGCGCATCGTCCGGTATTGGACGGGAATTCGCAGGGTATCATGCATCCAAAGGAGGAGACGTCATCCTAACGGCCCGGCGGGGGGAGGCGCTGGAGGTGCTGAAGACCGAGCTGGAGCAACAGTTTCACATCACGGCCCATGTCATCGCTCTTGATCTGGGGGCCGCGGGTGCGGCGCAGGTGTTAAATGAGCGCGTGAAGGCAGCCGGGTTGTCGGTGGATGTGTTGATCAACAATGCCGGATTTGGCGGACAGGGACGGCATCTAGACCGGCCGTTGGAGGATGAAATGGCAATGATCGACCTGAACGTAAAGGCGTTGGTGACGCTTTGCCATCTGGTGGCGGCTGACATGGTGGCGCAGGGGGCAGGGCGGATCTTGAATGTCGGCTCTACTGCCGGGTTCATGCCGGGGCCAAATCAGGCGGTGTATTTTGCGACAAAGGCGTTTGTACAATCCTTCTCTCAGGCGCTGGCACAGGAGCTGAAAGGCACCGGGGTGAGCGTGACGCTTTTGGCACCGGGTTATGTTGAAACGGGCTTTGCGGATCGTGCAAATCTGGGTGGAACCAAGCTGGTTTCGGGGGGCGGCAAAAGTGCGGCGTCGGTGGCGCAACATGGTTATGACGCGATGATGCGCGGCGTGTTGGTGACGGTAAACGAAGTGGGGCTGGGGCTGTTGGTCAATTGGGTGATCCCGCTGTTGCCGCGCCGGATGGTGTTGGGGATGATCGAAAGGATGCAGGTGAAGTGA
- a CDS encoding (R)-mandelonitrile lyase: MIIHRAGSRPSTVPNPDYFTGTVRMDPLINTPAPARLNALSVTFEPGARTAWHTHPLGQTLIVTAGAGLAQKAGEPVQRIHPGDVIWFAPGEKHWHGATPDCALTHIALQEAQDGSAADWLEQVTEAEYRG; the protein is encoded by the coding sequence ATGATCATCCACCGCGCCGGATCACGCCCTTCCACTGTACCCAACCCGGACTATTTCACGGGCACCGTACGGATGGACCCGCTGATCAATACCCCTGCCCCCGCGCGGCTCAACGCGCTTTCGGTCACCTTTGAACCGGGCGCACGCACCGCATGGCACACTCATCCGCTGGGCCAGACGCTGATTGTCACTGCTGGGGCCGGGCTTGCACAAAAAGCAGGAGAGCCCGTGCAGCGCATTCATCCCGGTGATGTGATCTGGTTCGCCCCCGGCGAAAAACACTGGCACGGCGCGACACCTGATTGCGCTCTGACCCATATCGCTCTGCAAGAAGCCCAAGACGGTTCGGCGGCGGATTGGCTGGAACAGGTCACAGAGGCGGAATATCGCGGCTAA
- a CDS encoding alpha/beta fold hydrolase, translating into MLTYSEYGTASADHPSLIIAHGLYGSGRNWGVIAKRLSDTRHVITPDMRNHGTSPRAASQSYPDMAGDLAEVIQKIGGPVDLVGHSMGGKTAMTLALTKPELINRLIIADIAPVAYGHTQQGMIDAMRSVDLSTLTRRSDAESQLAAAGVEPALQSFFTQSLDVPNKSWRLNLDVLEAEMEKIIGWPEEITGPFDGPTFFLSGAASDYVLPEHRQKIKTLFPQARFAKIPDAAHWLHAEKPRAFEASVRAFLDA; encoded by the coding sequence ATGCTCACCTATTCCGAATATGGCACCGCCAGCGCCGACCACCCCTCCCTGATCATTGCCCATGGCCTCTATGGCTCCGGGCGCAACTGGGGTGTGATCGCCAAACGTCTCTCCGATACCCGCCACGTGATCACACCGGACATGCGCAACCACGGCACCAGCCCGCGTGCCGCCAGCCAAAGCTACCCGGATATGGCGGGCGATCTTGCCGAAGTGATCCAGAAGATCGGCGGTCCTGTGGACCTTGTCGGCCATTCCATGGGCGGCAAAACCGCCATGACCCTCGCCCTCACAAAGCCCGAATTGATCAACCGTCTGATCATCGCCGACATCGCCCCTGTCGCCTATGGCCACACCCAACAGGGCATGATCGACGCCATGCGCAGCGTGGATCTCTCCACCCTCACCCGCCGCTCCGACGCCGAATCACAACTGGCTGCCGCCGGCGTTGAACCCGCACTGCAAAGCTTCTTCACCCAGTCACTCGACGTGCCAAATAAATCATGGCGGCTGAACCTAGATGTGCTTGAAGCGGAAATGGAGAAAATCATCGGCTGGCCCGAAGAGATCACCGGCCCCTTTGACGGCCCAACCTTCTTTCTCTCCGGCGCTGCAAGCGATTACGTTTTGCCCGAGCACCGACAAAAGATCAAAACACTCTTCCCACAGGCCCGTTTCGCCAAAATCCCCGATGCCGCCCATTGGCTACATGCTGAAAAACCCCGCGCATTCGAAGCCTCGGTCCGTGCTTTCCTCGACGCTTGA
- the carB gene encoding carbamoyl-phosphate synthase large subunit yields MPKRTDIKSIMIIGAGPIVIGQACEFDYSGAQACKALKEEGYRVILVNSNPATIMTDPGLADATYIEPITPEIVAKIIEKERPDALLPTMGGQTGLNTSLALEENGVLAKFNVEMIGAKREAIEMAEDRKLFRDAMDRLGIENPRATICTAPKDADGKKDLAAGVAIALESLEEIGLPAIIRPAFTMGGTGGGVAYNREDYEFFCRSGMDASPVGQILIDESLLGWKEFEMEVVRDTADNAIIVCAIENVDPMGVHTGDSITVAPALTLTDKEYQIMRNHSIAVLREIGVETGGSNVQWAVNPADGRMVVIEMNPRVSRSSALASKATGFPIAKIAAKLAVGFTLDELDNDITGVTPASFEPTIDYVVTKIPKFAFEKFPGSEPYLTTAMKSVGEAMSIGRTIHESMQKALASMESGLTGFDEIDIPGAPDKAAIVSAISKQTPDRLRTIAQAMRHGMSNDDIHGTTMFDPWFLDRIREIIDAEEGVRTNGLPTDEAGLRQLKMMGFTDARLAKLTGQSETAVRNQRINAGVTAVFKRIDTCAAEFEAQTPYMYSTYEAPMMGEVECEARPSDRKKVVILGGGPNRIGQGIEFDYCCCHACYALTDAGYETIMVNCNPETVSTDYDTSDRLYFEPLTFEHVMEIMRVEQENGTLHGVIVQFGGQTPLKLANALQEAGIPILGTTPDAIDLAEDRERFQQLVQKLGLKQPHNGIASTDEEALKIAEEIGFPLVIRPSYVLGGRAMEIVRDMAQLERYIREAVVVSGDSPVLLDSYLSGAVELDVDALCDGKDVHVAGIMQHIEEAGVHSGDSACSLPPYSLDQSIIDEVTKQTKALALALNVVGLMNIQFAVKDGAVYLIEVNPRASRTVPFVAKATDSAIASIAARIMAGEPLSNFPLRAPYPEQSAYSDTLPLGDPMTLADPNMPWFSVKEAVLPFARFPGVDTLLGPEMRSTGEVMGWDRDFPRAFLKAQMGAGTLLPRGGCAFLSIKEMDKTPEMLSAAQILIEQGFSIVATRGTATWLASQDIPCQTVNKVYEGRPDITDMMKDEAIHLVLNTTEGAQAVEDSKSIRSIALFDKIPYFTTAAGAYAAALAIKAQAEDEIGVKALQG; encoded by the coding sequence ATGCCAAAGCGTACCGACATCAAATCGATCATGATCATTGGTGCAGGCCCCATTGTCATCGGACAGGCTTGCGAATTCGACTACTCCGGTGCACAGGCCTGTAAAGCGCTGAAAGAAGAGGGGTATCGCGTCATCCTCGTCAACTCCAACCCGGCAACAATCATGACCGATCCGGGGCTGGCAGACGCAACCTACATCGAACCGATCACCCCTGAAATCGTCGCCAAAATCATCGAGAAAGAACGCCCCGACGCGCTTTTGCCCACCATGGGTGGTCAAACTGGCCTCAACACCTCGCTGGCGCTTGAGGAAAACGGCGTATTGGCGAAATTCAACGTCGAAATGATTGGTGCGAAACGTGAAGCCATCGAAATGGCCGAAGACCGCAAATTGTTCCGTGATGCCATGGACCGGCTTGGCATCGAAAACCCGCGCGCAACTATTTGCACCGCCCCAAAAGACGCCGATGGCAAGAAGGATCTTGCCGCAGGTGTGGCCATCGCACTGGAATCACTTGAGGAAATCGGCCTTCCGGCCATCATCCGCCCGGCTTTCACCATGGGGGGCACCGGCGGTGGTGTGGCCTATAACCGCGAAGATTACGAATTTTTCTGCCGCTCGGGCATGGATGCCTCTCCAGTGGGCCAGATCCTGATCGACGAATCGCTTCTGGGTTGGAAAGAATTCGAGATGGAGGTGGTGCGCGACACCGCCGATAACGCCATCATCGTCTGCGCCATCGAAAACGTCGATCCCATGGGCGTGCATACCGGTGATTCGATCACCGTGGCACCGGCGCTGACCCTGACCGACAAAGAATACCAGATCATGCGCAACCACTCGATCGCCGTGCTGCGTGAAATCGGCGTGGAAACCGGCGGTTCCAACGTGCAATGGGCCGTGAACCCCGCGGATGGCCGTATGGTTGTAATCGAAATGAACCCGCGGGTGTCGCGCTCTTCCGCCCTCGCCTCGAAAGCCACCGGTTTTCCAATTGCCAAGATCGCGGCAAAACTCGCGGTGGGCTTCACGCTGGACGAGCTGGACAATGACATCACCGGTGTCACCCCTGCCTCCTTCGAGCCGACCATCGATTATGTCGTCACCAAAATCCCGAAATTCGCTTTTGAGAAATTCCCCGGCTCCGAGCCCTACCTGACCACTGCCATGAAATCCGTCGGCGAAGCCATGTCGATTGGCCGCACCATCCATGAATCCATGCAAAAGGCGCTGGCAAGCATGGAATCTGGCCTGACCGGATTTGACGAAATCGACATTCCCGGTGCGCCTGACAAGGCTGCGATTGTTTCCGCGATCAGCAAACAAACCCCGGACCGGTTGCGCACCATTGCACAGGCCATGCGGCACGGCATGTCCAACGACGACATCCATGGCACCACCATGTTTGATCCATGGTTCCTGGATCGTATCCGCGAGATCATCGACGCCGAAGAGGGCGTGCGGACCAACGGTCTGCCAACTGATGAGGCCGGCCTGCGCCAACTTAAAATGATGGGTTTCACCGACGCTCGGCTTGCGAAACTGACAGGTCAGTCCGAAACCGCTGTCCGCAATCAGCGCATCAATGCGGGTGTGACCGCCGTCTTCAAACGCATCGACACCTGTGCCGCCGAATTCGAGGCGCAGACCCCTTATATGTATTCCACCTATGAGGCCCCAATGATGGGCGAGGTCGAATGCGAAGCCCGCCCCTCTGACCGCAAGAAAGTGGTTATCCTTGGCGGTGGCCCCAACCGGATTGGTCAGGGGATCGAATTTGACTATTGCTGCTGTCACGCCTGCTACGCGCTGACCGACGCGGGCTATGAAACCATCATGGTCAACTGCAACCCGGAAACGGTTTCGACCGATTACGACACTTCGGATCGCTTATATTTTGAGCCGCTGACCTTCGAACATGTGATGGAAATCATGCGGGTCGAACAGGAAAACGGCACCCTGCACGGGGTGATTGTCCAGTTCGGTGGCCAGACGCCGCTGAAACTTGCCAATGCCCTGCAAGAGGCTGGCATCCCGATCCTTGGCACCACACCGGATGCGATTGATTTGGCCGAAGACCGCGAACGTTTTCAACAACTTGTCCAAAAACTTGGCCTGAAACAGCCCCATAACGGCATTGCCTCCACCGATGAAGAAGCCTTGAAAATCGCCGAAGAAATCGGCTTCCCGCTGGTGATCCGCCCCTCTTATGTTCTGGGTGGGCGCGCCATGGAAATCGTGCGCGACATGGCCCAGCTTGAACGCTACATCCGCGAGGCCGTGGTTGTGTCAGGTGACAGCCCCGTCTTGCTCGACAGCTACCTGTCCGGTGCTGTTGAACTTGACGTGGATGCCCTGTGTGACGGCAAAGACGTGCATGTCGCAGGCATCATGCAACACATTGAAGAGGCTGGCGTGCACTCGGGTGACTCCGCCTGTTCCCTGCCGCCCTACTCGCTTGATCAATCCATCATCGATGAGGTCACCAAACAGACCAAAGCCCTGGCACTGGCGCTGAATGTGGTTGGCCTGATGAACATCCAGTTCGCGGTCAAAGATGGTGCGGTCTACCTGATCGAGGTGAACCCCCGCGCCTCGCGCACCGTGCCTTTTGTGGCCAAGGCCACCGACAGCGCCATTGCCAGCATCGCGGCCCGCATCATGGCCGGTGAACCGCTCAGCAACTTCCCGCTGCGCGCGCCCTACCCGGAACAATCCGCCTATTCCGATACCCTGCCTTTGGGCGATCCAATGACACTGGCCGACCCGAACATGCCGTGGTTCTCAGTCAAGGAAGCCGTGCTGCCTTTCGCCCGCTTCCCCGGCGTCGACACGTTGCTTGGACCCGAAATGCGCTCTACCGGTGAAGTCATGGGCTGGGACCGCGATTTCCCCCGTGCCTTCCTCAAAGCGCAGATGGGTGCCGGCACCCTGTTGCCCCGCGGCGGCTGCGCCTTCCTGTCGATCAAGGAGATGGACAAGACGCCCGAGATGCTGTCAGCCGCGCAAATCCTGATCGAACAGGGGTTCAGCATTGTGGCAACCCGTGGCACGGCAACTTGGCTGGCCTCACAGGACATCCCCTGCCAGACCGTGAACAAGGTCTATGAAGGACGTCCCGACATCACCGACATGATGAAAGACGAAGCCATTCATCTGGTGTTGAACACCACCGAAGGCGCACAGGCGGTTGAGGACAGCAAGTCCATCCGCTCCATCGCCCTGTTCGACAAAATCCCGTATTTCACCACTGCCGCAGGGGCCTATGCCGCCGCATTGGCCATCAAAGCGCAGGCGGAAGATGAAATTGGTGTGAAAGCATTGCAGGGCTAA